In Gammaproteobacteria bacterium, a single genomic region encodes these proteins:
- a CDS encoding MgtC/SapB family protein — MDLFLQLVVSLAIGLLIGLERGWQERAAPEGSRIAGLRTFGLIGFLGGLWAVLAEQLGALLLGFAFAVLAALMILAHREDVRRNRDLGITTVVAALVTFALGALAVLGQAGVAAAGAVLTMTLLSLKPVLHHWLRRMESRDLTAVIKLLLISVVVLPALPDQGYGPWQALNPYRIWWMVILIAALSFAGYIAIKWAGARRGLLLTGLLGGMVSSTLTTLTFARLAREQRVDDIFAAGIVLAAAVMFPRMLVEVAVINAALLPALALPLGLMTCTTAAGAWWLVRRRSGGQPEPALELGNPMELLPALKFGGLLALVMLLTHGMHEWLGQEGLYAAAAVSGLTDVDAITLSLAQMAHGAVAEYAAARGIVIAALVNTAFKGALAVAIAGKEMAQRVLPVFGLTVAAGALGIYLAELLRLTA, encoded by the coding sequence ATGGACCTGTTCCTCCAGCTCGTCGTCTCGCTCGCCATCGGCCTGCTGATCGGCCTCGAGCGCGGCTGGCAGGAACGCGCGGCGCCGGAGGGTTCACGCATCGCCGGGCTGCGCACCTTCGGACTGATCGGCTTTCTCGGCGGCCTGTGGGCGGTGCTGGCGGAGCAGCTCGGCGCGCTGCTGCTCGGTTTCGCCTTCGCGGTGCTGGCGGCGCTGATGATACTCGCGCACCGGGAGGATGTGCGCCGCAACCGCGACCTCGGCATCACCACGGTGGTCGCCGCCCTAGTGACATTCGCCCTCGGCGCCCTCGCGGTACTCGGCCAGGCCGGGGTTGCCGCCGCCGGGGCGGTGCTCACCATGACGCTGCTCAGCCTCAAACCGGTGCTGCACCACTGGCTGCGCCGGATGGAATCCCGCGACCTCACCGCCGTCATCAAGCTGCTGCTGATCTCCGTGGTGGTACTGCCCGCGCTGCCGGACCAGGGCTACGGTCCATGGCAGGCGCTCAACCCCTATCGCATCTGGTGGATGGTCATCCTGATCGCCGCGCTGTCGTTCGCCGGCTACATCGCGATCAAGTGGGCCGGCGCGAGGCGCGGCCTGCTGCTGACGGGCCTGCTCGGAGGCATGGTCTCCTCCACCCTGACGACGCTGACCTTCGCGCGGCTCGCGCGCGAACAGCGCGTCGACGACATATTCGCCGCCGGCATCGTGCTGGCCGCGGCGGTCATGTTCCCGCGCATGCTGGTGGAGGTCGCCGTGATCAACGCCGCGCTGCTGCCGGCGCTCGCACTGCCCCTTGGCCTGATGACCTGTACCACCGCCGCCGGCGCCTGGTGGCTGGTGCGGCGGCGGAGCGGCGGCCAACCCGAGCCGGCGCTGGAGCTGGGCAACCCGATGGAACTGCTGCCGGCGCTGAAATTCGGCGGACTGCTCGCGCTGGTGATGCTGCTCACGCACGGCATGCACGAATGGCTGGGACAGGAGGGACTCTACGCGGCCGCCGCCGTCTCCGGCCTGACCGACGTGGACGCCATCACGCTGTCGCTGGCACAGATGGCGCACGGCGCGGTCGCCGAATACGCCGCGGCGCGCGGCATCGTGATCGCGGCGCTGGTCAACACGGCATTCAAGGGGGCGCTCGCCGTGGCGATCGCGGGGAAGGAGATGGCGCAACGGGTACTGCCCGTGTTCGGGCTCACCGTTGCGGCGGGCGCGCTGGGGATATACCTGGCGGAATTACTGCGCCTGACCGCCTGA
- the phoU gene encoding phosphate signaling complex protein PhoU, whose protein sequence is MIENMFGHHISAQYNEELEDLRNRVLNMGGLVEQQITDAVTALVEGDGERCELVITRDYNVNSMEVEIDEECTRVLARRQPAAGDLRLIVAIIKTITDLERIGDQAEKVARIGLHLMEMERPKNRYMEIYTLGDRVRQMMHHTLDVFARLDPEAALQVTREDQNIDNEYEGVMRQMVTYMMEDPRTIRRSLDIMWSLRALERIGDHSKNICEYVIYLVNGKDVRHLSLEQMEKAVRARQSRVGSGGQAQ, encoded by the coding sequence ATGATAGAAAACATGTTCGGACACCACATCTCGGCCCAGTACAACGAGGAGCTCGAGGATCTGCGCAACCGCGTGCTCAACATGGGCGGGCTGGTGGAGCAGCAGATCACCGACGCGGTGACGGCGCTGGTCGAGGGCGACGGGGAGCGCTGCGAGCTGGTGATCACGCGGGACTATAACGTCAATTCGATGGAAGTCGAGATCGACGAGGAATGCACGCGCGTGCTGGCGCGGCGGCAGCCCGCCGCCGGCGACCTGCGCCTGATCGTCGCGATCATCAAGACCATCACGGACCTGGAGCGCATCGGCGACCAGGCGGAGAAGGTCGCCCGCATCGGGCTGCACCTGATGGAGATGGAGCGGCCGAAGAACCGCTACATGGAGATCTACACCCTGGGCGATCGCGTGCGCCAGATGATGCACCACACCCTCGACGTGTTCGCCCGCCTCGATCCCGAGGCCGCCCTGCAGGTGACGCGCGAGGACCAGAACATCGACAACGAGTACGAAGGCGTGATGCGCCAGATGGTCACCTACATGATGGAGGACCCGCGCACCATCCGCCGGTCGCTCGACATCATGTGGTCGCTGCGCGCGCTGGAGCGCATCGGCGACCACTCGAAGAACATCTGTGAGTACGTCATCTACCTGGTGAACGGCAAGGACGTGCGCCACCTCAGCCTGGAGCAGATGGAGAAAGCGGTGCGCGCCCGCCAGTCACGCGTGGGTTCAGGCGGTCAGGCGCAGTAA
- the phoR gene encoding phosphate regulon sensor histidine kinase PhoR, translating into MSLIGYWLKELWRLTLILAASLLAGGIFGLHGASLAAGVLVFLGWHLLKLHRFARWLIYGYEPEAGFSENIWSELYYQVHKLRERGRKRERKLKNLVERYRESAEAFPDAALVLRRDNAIEWMNEAASSLLGLSLTHDIGQRVDNLVRQPAFVEYLQSGDYAEPLVLSSPVDSVSTMQIYIVPYGDNQRLLIARDITKLHRLEVMRRDFIANVSHELSTPLTVISGYLESLVGKQRKPEQMEQALRQMQQQTERMRNLVNDLLQISRLEMNEIQENEMDVNVPAMLQGLLADAKMLGGERRHEIVLEADESVWLHGVNQYLYSAFANLVRNAVQYTPSGGRIAIRWGADAAGAYFSVADNGIGIPPHLIPRLTERFYRVDTGRSRSVGGTGLGLSIVKHVLRNHQATLEVQSTPGEGSTFSCRFPPARVVVRTGGPEMRLVK; encoded by the coding sequence GTGAGCTTGATCGGCTACTGGCTGAAGGAACTCTGGCGTCTCACGCTTATCCTGGCGGCCAGCCTCCTGGCGGGGGGCATCTTCGGACTGCACGGCGCCTCGCTCGCCGCCGGTGTGCTGGTCTTCCTGGGCTGGCACCTGCTCAAGCTGCACCGTTTCGCCCGCTGGCTGATCTACGGCTACGAGCCCGAGGCCGGTTTCTCCGAAAACATCTGGAGCGAGCTCTACTACCAGGTCCACAAGCTGCGCGAACGCGGCCGCAAGCGGGAGCGCAAGCTCAAGAACCTGGTCGAGCGCTACCGCGAATCGGCGGAGGCCTTTCCGGACGCGGCCCTGGTCCTGCGCCGCGACAATGCCATCGAGTGGATGAACGAGGCCGCCTCCAGCCTGCTCGGGCTCAGCCTCACGCACGACATCGGGCAGCGCGTCGACAATCTGGTGCGCCAGCCCGCCTTCGTCGAGTACCTGCAGTCCGGCGACTACGCCGAGCCGCTCGTGCTGAGCTCGCCGGTCGACAGCGTGTCGACCATGCAGATCTACATCGTGCCGTACGGCGACAACCAGCGCCTGCTGATCGCGCGCGACATCACCAAGCTGCACCGCCTGGAGGTGATGCGGCGCGACTTCATCGCCAACGTCTCGCACGAGCTCAGCACCCCGCTGACCGTGATCAGCGGTTACCTCGAGAGCCTGGTGGGCAAGCAGCGCAAACCCGAGCAGATGGAGCAGGCGCTGCGGCAGATGCAGCAGCAGACCGAGCGCATGCGCAACCTGGTCAACGACCTGCTGCAGATCTCCCGCCTCGAGATGAACGAGATCCAGGAGAACGAGATGGACGTCAACGTGCCGGCAATGCTGCAGGGCCTGCTGGCCGACGCGAAGATGCTCGGCGGGGAGCGCCGCCACGAGATCGTGCTGGAGGCCGACGAATCGGTGTGGCTGCACGGTGTCAACCAGTATCTCTACAGCGCATTCGCCAATCTGGTGCGCAACGCCGTGCAGTACACGCCCAGCGGCGGTCGCATCGCCATACGCTGGGGCGCCGATGCGGCGGGGGCGTACTTCTCCGTGGCGGACAACGGAATCGGCATCCCGCCGCACCTGATCCCGCGCCTGACGGAGCGCTTCTACCGCGTCGATACCGGGCGCTCGCGGTCGGTGGGCGGCACCGGGCTCGGCCTGTCCATCGTCAAGCACGTGCTGCGCAACCACCAGGCGACGCTGGAGGTCCAGAGCACGCCCGGCGAGGGCAGCACCTTCAGCTGCCGCTTCCCGCCCGCCCGCGTGGTGGTCAGGACGGGCGGACCGGAGATGCGCCTGGTGAAATAG
- the phoB gene encoding phosphate regulon transcriptional regulator PhoB, with amino-acid sequence MMPKLLLVEDEAPVREMLKFALADEDFEILEAADAGEGFTIMQGQRPDLILLDWMLPGMSGVEFARRLKKDAANRDIPIIMLTARAEEDDKVKGLQEADDYITKPFSTRELKARIQAVLRRVTPGGQQELIQVSGLCLDPVGHKVTVLGEVLDMGPTEFRLLHFFMTHPERVYTREQLLNNVWGQNVYVEERTVDVHIRRLRKALGSTGYDRHVQTVRTVGYRFSTQV; translated from the coding sequence ATGATGCCCAAGCTGCTGCTGGTCGAAGACGAGGCGCCCGTGCGCGAGATGCTGAAGTTCGCCCTGGCGGACGAGGACTTCGAGATCCTCGAGGCCGCCGACGCCGGCGAGGGCTTCACCATCATGCAGGGACAGCGCCCGGACCTGATCCTGCTCGACTGGATGCTGCCCGGCATGAGCGGGGTGGAGTTCGCGCGCCGGCTCAAGAAGGACGCCGCCAACCGCGACATCCCGATCATCATGCTGACGGCGCGCGCGGAGGAGGACGACAAGGTGAAGGGCCTCCAGGAGGCGGACGACTACATCACCAAGCCGTTCTCCACCCGCGAACTGAAGGCCCGCATCCAGGCCGTCCTCCGGCGCGTGACCCCGGGCGGGCAGCAGGAGCTGATCCAGGTCAGCGGCCTGTGCCTGGACCCGGTCGGACACAAGGTGACCGTGCTGGGCGAGGTCCTCGACATGGGGCCGACGGAATTCAGGCTGCTGCATTTCTTCATGACCCATCCGGAGCGGGTATACACCCGCGAGCAGCTCCTGAATAATGTGTGGGGACAGAACGTCTATGTCGAGGAGCGCACCGTCGACGTGCATATCCGCCGCCTGCGCAAGGCGCTGGGGTCCACAGGCTATGACCGCCATGTGCAGACGGTGCGTACGGTAGGGTACCGCTTCTCCACCCAGGTGTGA
- the rluD gene encoding 23S rRNA pseudouridine(1911/1915/1917) synthase RluD: MPSAPGEADPRVYERRLTAQVPDALAGMRLDRVLAELFPDYSRARLQQWMQEGRVSIDGLHPRPRDKARGGERIDLVARVEPDTAWQAEERALDVVYQDAGLLVINKPAGLVVHPAAGNRAGTLLNALLHYAPELALLPRAGIVHRLDKDTSGLLVVARTLEAHKRLVTALQARAVEREYEAIVCGVMTAGGRIDAPIGRHPTQRTRMAVREQGRAAVSHYRVLERFRAHTHVQVRLESGRTHQIRVHLAHIHHPLVGDPVYGGRLRLPPGGGAALAEALRGFRRQALHARRLALRHPASGEEMSWSAPLPADMTGLLAALRADMLQ; the protein is encoded by the coding sequence ATGCCGTCAGCGCCGGGAGAGGCGGATCCGAGGGTCTACGAGCGGCGGCTGACGGCGCAGGTTCCGGACGCGCTGGCGGGCATGCGCCTCGACCGCGTGCTGGCCGAGCTGTTCCCCGACTACTCGCGCGCGCGCCTGCAGCAATGGATGCAGGAGGGCCGGGTCAGCATCGACGGACTGCACCCGCGGCCGCGCGACAAGGCGCGCGGCGGGGAGCGCATCGATCTGGTCGCGCGCGTGGAGCCGGATACCGCGTGGCAGGCGGAGGAGCGCGCCCTCGACGTCGTGTACCAGGACGCCGGCCTGCTGGTGATCAACAAGCCGGCCGGGCTGGTGGTGCATCCCGCCGCCGGCAACCGCGCCGGCACCCTGCTCAACGCCCTGCTGCACTACGCGCCGGAACTCGCGCTGCTACCGCGCGCGGGCATCGTGCACCGCCTCGACAAGGACACCAGCGGACTGCTGGTGGTGGCGCGCACGCTGGAGGCGCACAAACGGCTGGTCACCGCCCTGCAGGCGCGTGCGGTGGAGCGCGAGTACGAGGCCATCGTCTGCGGCGTGATGACCGCCGGCGGCCGCATCGACGCGCCGATCGGCCGCCACCCCACCCAGCGCACCCGCATGGCGGTGCGCGAACAGGGCCGGGCGGCAGTGAGCCATTACCGGGTGCTGGAGCGCTTCCGCGCCCATACCCATGTGCAGGTCAGGCTCGAATCCGGGCGCACGCACCAGATCCGCGTCCATCTGGCGCACATCCACCATCCCCTGGTCGGAGATCCCGTCTATGGCGGGCGGCTGCGCCTCCCGCCCGGCGGCGGCGCGGCCCTCGCCGAGGCGCTGCGCGGTTTCCGGCGCCAGGCCCTGCACGCGCGCAGGCTGGCGCTCCGGCATCCCGCGAGCGGGGAGGAGATGTCATGGTCCGCGCCGCTGCCGGCCGACATGACGGGCTTGCTCGCGGCCCTGCGTGCGGATATGTTGCAATAG